From a single Nicotiana tomentosiformis chromosome 2, ASM39032v3, whole genome shotgun sequence genomic region:
- the LOC138906844 gene encoding uncharacterized protein, whose protein sequence is MISPFLYHPGKANVVANALSRKAVSMGSIAYIPVSERSLAADVQTLANQFVRLDVSEPSRVLDYTVARSFLYERIREWQCDDPHLLVLKDTVRHGDAKQVAIGKGGVLRMHGHICVPNIDGLHELILDETDFVLL, encoded by the coding sequence atgatatcaccatttttgtatcaccctggaaaggccaatgtggtggccaatgctttgagtagaaaggctgtaagTATGGGCAGtattgcgtatattccagttagtgagaggtcgttagctgcagatgttcagaccttggctaatcagtttgtgaggttagatgtttcagaacccagccgggttctagattacacagtcgctcgatcttttttatatgagcgtatcagagagtgGCAGtgtgatgatcctcacttacttgtccttaaggacacggtgcggcatggtgatgccaaacaggttgctataGGGAAAggtggagttctgcgaatgcatggtcatatttgtgtgcctaatattgacgggcttcatgaattaattcttgatgag